A region of candidate division TA06 bacterium DNA encodes the following proteins:
- a CDS encoding DUF454 domain-containing protein: MLIIAGTFFTALGIIGIFLPLLPTTPFLLLASACYARSSKRFHSWLLGNKWLGNYIRDYERGKGVPPKVKAFSISLLWATIIFSAVFVVHILFVRLILILIAIGVTIHILSIRTSRR, from the coding sequence CTGTTGATTATCGCGGGAACCTTCTTTACAGCACTCGGGATCATTGGGATATTTTTGCCTCTTTTGCCTACTACTCCTTTTCTCTTGCTTGCGTCTGCATGCTATGCAAGAAGCTCAAAAAGATTCCACAGTTGGCTCTTGGGTAACAAATGGCTCGGAAATTACATTAGGGATTATGAACGAGGGAAAGGGGTCCCGCCAAAAGTAAAAGCCTTCTCCATTTCCTTGTTGTGGGCCACAATTATATTTTCGGCCGTTTTCGTGGTCCACATCCTTTTTGTCAGATTGATTCTGATTCTAATAGCAATCGGTGTCACCATACACATCCTCTCTATTCGGACTTCCAGGCGATGA
- a CDS encoding T9SS type A sorting domain-containing protein: MNVEKKCLLLGVILISLSPLRTYGRPWGEDVLIYEGQITCFDVDYTMDGTMYVGFQIDDPPCYTLCFYASSDHGYTWEARWWSDGIALDRFAKIKILVGEPAHDEVYCFFVPPSDNLPWVWRIPVDFSGIGECYLISEKVSDEVGFDAARAISDDYSMEFVFYSTSDSTIYACRSIDYGETWDVGAIGLQAPFASQDLSIAWGPPSNYYLACAVMSVGDPPDSAEIGLITNFNDGVGSWSSWGPITTNSVRDKNPRVAASNDEMNPAIWVAETNLSEGVDAQLCVWSLRSPDSLGSDWTPTLISSSLASEHCGDIMSRKEFGNPSVNMAWVYDDSCAMRDVLRMWSRGDDPTKWHDDTVINDHMAHPWSLGAAPQIIYSPGVPGGGVIYAGFGCQNLYFDAQWITGVEESERRNVPGFSVSPTLTIRERPIKLSIPWKGLAEVSLYDICGRLAYRLGPVFWNEGVHALHLNQLGSGVYFLELKINSRVIGKSKLVILE, translated from the coding sequence ATGAACGTAGAAAAGAAGTGTCTGCTGTTGGGGGTTATTCTGATCAGTTTGAGTCCTCTTCGAACGTATGGTCGTCCATGGGGAGAAGATGTCCTCATTTATGAAGGGCAGATAACCTGTTTTGACGTCGACTACACCATGGACGGGACTATGTACGTTGGTTTCCAGATCGATGATCCTCCCTGCTACACTTTGTGCTTTTATGCCTCTTCTGACCACGGATACACGTGGGAGGCGAGATGGTGGAGCGACGGAATCGCTCTTGACAGATTTGCGAAAATCAAAATCCTAGTCGGAGAGCCAGCTCACGACGAAGTTTACTGCTTCTTTGTACCACCTTCTGATAACCTTCCCTGGGTTTGGCGAATACCGGTCGATTTTTCGGGAATTGGTGAGTGCTACCTCATAAGTGAGAAAGTGTCGGATGAAGTGGGATTTGACGCTGCAAGAGCCATAAGTGACGACTACTCTATGGAATTCGTCTTCTACTCTACTTCTGACAGTACTATTTACGCTTGCAGGTCTATAGATTACGGCGAAACCTGGGATGTCGGTGCGATTGGCCTTCAGGCGCCGTTTGCATCTCAAGATCTATCCATAGCCTGGGGCCCTCCCTCAAATTATTACTTGGCCTGCGCTGTAATGTCTGTTGGTGACCCGCCTGATAGTGCGGAGATTGGCCTTATCACGAACTTCAACGACGGGGTGGGATCCTGGTCGAGCTGGGGGCCAATAACAACCAATTCTGTAAGGGACAAAAACCCGCGCGTTGCTGCATCTAACGATGAGATGAATCCTGCCATATGGGTAGCTGAGACCAATCTCTCAGAAGGTGTGGATGCCCAGTTATGTGTATGGTCTCTTCGTTCGCCTGATTCTCTCGGCTCAGACTGGACTCCCACGCTTATCTCAAGCTCTCTTGCCTCTGAGCACTGCGGTGACATTATGTCCCGCAAGGAATTTGGCAATCCTTCTGTGAATATGGCGTGGGTCTATGATGATAGTTGTGCAATGAGAGATGTGCTTAGGATGTGGTCTAGGGGTGACGACCCCACCAAGTGGCACGATGACACAGTGATAAATGATCATATGGCACACCCCTGGTCCCTTGGTGCTGCCCCGCAAATAATCTATTCACCGGGAGTTCCCGGTGGCGGAGTGATCTATGCAGGGTTTGGCTGCCAGAACCTCTACTTCGACGCCCAATGGATTACTGGGGTCGAGGAGAGCGAGCGCCGCAATGTACCGGGTTTTTCTGTCTCTCCAACCCTGACCATCCGCGAGAGGCCTATTAAGCTTTCAATTCCATGGAAAGGCCTTGCTGAGGTTTCTCTGTATGATATATGCGGCAGGCTAGCATACCGTCTCGGACCGGTCTTCTGGAATGAAGGCGTCCACGCTCTTCATTTGAACCAATTAGGCAGCGGAGTCTACTTCCTCGAGCTCAAGATCAACAGCCGCGTTATTGGCAAGAGCAAACTAGTCATACTCGAGTAA